From the Brachyhypopomus gauderio isolate BG-103 chromosome 5, BGAUD_0.2, whole genome shotgun sequence genome, one window contains:
- the LOC143513866 gene encoding uncharacterized protein LOC143513866, with amino-acid sequence MHASILLDNTEKRHPPCTQHVAGVAKLVQKTAHIVTGHPLHILTSHSVMAYVNSQMFTLTPLRQRRIQKVLTAPNLLFTHEGINMADCMLQGPAHECVTEVAKAAKWRADLEAEPIPGAENMWTDGCGFRSQDGGVESGFAVVMETHGGPGEFWVVQSGKPDGVQSAQRAELLAVIAALRLGENKEVNIYTDSAYVVGTAHVELGHWERAGYITPGGKPIKHQHDMKELAEALLLPTRVAIIKCKGHQKGDNLISKGNAVADAAAKKAAGYSTGAHQMVCRAEDEWAPLPQGPELRKLQEQATPEEKTAWFSKGGKRGSEVWEGPDGRPILPSQLIKSVLTEVHGAAHVGRKQMKENLCRWWHPYLTNLIADWTAKCDVCNTHNTSRTLKPGPGKFPGPREPGEEIQIDYTDMITPVRGLRYLLVIVDKFSGWVEAFPTRAEDSKSVCKVLINHWIPWHAFPKLVRSDNGTHFTSKELKLVEQSLGLRHRYGSVYHPQSQGKVERMNGNIKNKLAKVCAHTGMNWAESLPIVLMAIRSSVSSTTGLTPFELMTGRSFPGPYKALTPPAWKAAGAQKEWYNPLKALCAAYSAQVRGEESGPLPAPDPTVEGEPTLRADLPVTKWVQLKIIKRKWVEPRWTGPFEVVERTAHAVRLKGKGEMWYHLSQCRASEPPVEDDKTRAHEQGSQ; translated from the coding sequence ATGCACGCGAGTATTTTGTTAGATAACACAGAAAAACGACACCCTCCATGCACACAACACGTAGCAGGAGTCGCGAAACTGGTTCAAAAAACAGCACACATCGTCACGGGACACCCATTACACATTCTGACCAGCCACAGCGTCATGGCTTATGTAAACTCACAGATGTTTACACTCACCCCACTGAGACAGAGAAGAATACAGAAGGTCTTGACTGCGCCAAACCTACTGTTCACGCATGAAGGGATTAACATGGCTGATTGCATGTTACAGGGTCCGGCACACGAGTGTGTAACCGAGGTGGCAAAAGCAGCTAAATGGAGGGCGGACTTGGAAGCAGAACCGATCCCAGGGGCGGAAAATATGTGGACAGACGGGTGTGGCTTCAGGAGCCAAGATGGCGGGGTGGAATCAGGATTTGCAGTGGTAATGGAGACTCACGGGGGCCCAGGCGAGTTTTGGGTTGTGCAATCAGGGAAACCTGACGGCGTACAATCAGCACAGAGAGCTGAGCTGTTGGCTGTCATTGCAGCACTAAGGTTGGGGGAAAACAAGGAAGTTAACATTTACACAGACTCGGCGTATGTGGTAGGAACAGCCCATGTAGAACTGGGTCATTGGGAGAGAGCAGGCTACATCACACCAGGAGGCAAGCCCATCAAGCATCAGCATGACATGAAAGAATTAGCAGAGGCGTTGCTGCTACCAACAAGAGTGGCCATCATTAAATGCAAGGGACATCAAAAGGGGGACAATTTAATAAGCAAAGGTAATGCAGTAGCAGACGCGGCCGCTAAAAAAGCAGCAGGTTACAGCACCGGAGCACATCAAATGGTTTGCAGAGCAGAGGACGAGTGGGCTCCTCTGCCGCAGGGTCCAGAGCTACGCAAGCTACAGGAGCAGGCGACCCCGGAAGAAAAAACAGCGTGGTTTAGCAAAGGCGGTAAAAGGGGTAGCGAAGTCTGGGAGGGACCAGATGGGAGACCGATTTTACCGAGTCAACTGATCAAATCAGTGTTGACTGAAGTGCATGGGGCAGCGCACGTGGGGCGgaaacaaatgaaagaaaatttgTGTCGctggtggcatccatacctaACTAAtttaatagcagactggactgCTAAATGTGATGTCTGTAATACTCATAACACCTCTCGTACTTTAAAACCAGGTCCAGGCAAGTTCCCTGGGCCACGGGAGCCAGGGGAGGAAATCCAGATCGACTACACAGACATGATAACACCAGTGAGAGGGTTAAGGTATTTACTAGTGATCGTGGACAAATTTTCAGGCTGGGTTGAAGCATTTCCCACTAGGGCAGAGGACTCCAAGTCTGTCTGCAAAGTATTGATAAATCACTGGATCCCGTGGCACGCCTTCCCAAAATTAGTGCGTTCAGACAACGGGACGCACTTCACCAGTAAAGAGTTAAAGCTGGTGGAACAAAGTCTGGGTTTGAGACACAGGTACGGGTCAGTTTACCATCCCCAATCTCAGGGCAAAGTGGAAAGGATGAACGGTAACATTAAAAACAAATTGGCAaaggtgtgcgcacacacagggATGAATTGGGCCGAATCCCTGCCGATAGTATTGATGGCCATCAGATCCTCAGTGAGTTCTACTACTGGTCTAACTCCTTTTGAACTCATGACAGGAAGAAGCTTTCCAGGACCGTACAAAGCACTCACCCCACCTGCCTGGAAGGCGGCAGGGGCACAAAAAGAGTGGTATAATCCTTTAAAAGCTTTGTGTGCAGCTTATTCTGCCCAGGTACGAGGAGAGGAGTCAGGACCACTCCCGGCACCGGACCCAACCGTGGAGGGGGAACCAACTCTGCGAGCAGACCTGCCCGTCACCAAGTGGGTCCAGCTGAAGATCATCAAAAGGAAGTGGGTGGAGCCCAGGTGGACCGGACCGTTCGAGGTCGTCGAGAGAACAGCGCACGCCGTCCGACTGAAGGGCAAGGGAGAGATGTGGTACCACCTCAGCCAGTGCCGGGCATCGGAGCCGCCTGTGGAGGACGACAAGACACGAGCTCACGAGCAAGGGTCACAATAA